The region ATATGAGCAAATATAAATTCAGAATTCATCATGCTTCAACAACTATAATAAACTGCAGGTATTTCAAATGTCATACCTGATCTTGTTcttaattttctcaaaatagAAGAGCCTTCAGTGTTAGTGTTGCTCTACAAATTAAATCATCAAAGCATTAGATTGATATCAAATTAGTAATGTTGATAGAAAAAAAGAATGAGAAATTTACTCTTGTAATTGGAACAAGCTGAAATaattcatatataaaaaataacctGTAGAagaccatcatcatcatccatGAAGACTTCTTCATTGTTAGAACTTGGCTGACCCTTTTCAGTCCCCTAAAAAGTAACAAGACAACTAACTTGAGAAATAAATAAGATAATCCAATCACATTAATTGTTTTACACATTACCTTGGACAAATTTGATAATGAGAAGTTTATACTTCTAGAATCATCATTTAAAACTGAATTTGCAGTCCTAAGAGAATGGAATGAGTTCGATACGTGTCCTCGTCTGACACCTAATGCACCAATTTCATCTTGAGAGTGAAATGATTTCAATACGTGCCCACGTCTAACACCTAATGGACCAATTTCATCATGAGAGTGGAATGATTTTGATATGTTCCCACGTCCGACACCTGGAGTTATAAACTTTGTTCTAATCGGCTTCATTATAAACCTAAATATAAGagcataaaaaaatatgaatatgaaaCATGTAAGCATcaacacaaaaaataaaaaattgtttataGCAAACCGAGAAAATTATCAATTCATAACTAAGAATTCTCTAATTTAAATTGACATATGGTTGATTAGCTTCAAATGGCTCTGCTAATGATTCATTTGCACTGCTTTTATAAGTGATCTTTTTCTAAATCAACCCAAAGTGATATGTAAAGACTCGCATGAAACTGATAATTCAAATTTCAGTTCTTACTTGTCCATCAAGAAAATTAAGGATGTAAATTGAGTTAGGCCATAAAAAGGTTAACTTTAGAGCGCAACAACACTTTCGGTAAGCTACAAAAATTGAATGTtataaattgctacaaagaCATGAAATCAGGCCTAAGTAACTTAACTCCCAATAAACTTAATAGCACTAAACAGACCTCattaataaacattaaaatgaAGAACAAACCTTAATAGACAACTTAAAATCACCCTTTTCCATCTAGCACTCCTAACATAACGACCACTTTCACACAACCTTACGAAAGAAGCCATATCAGTAGTGCTCTGCTTTGAGTCTTCAGCATCATGCCCATCCTGTTTCAAATAgtataactaattaaatttgtaaCTATTGGCTATTTCAAATAGTATTAATCCATAATAATCACAAACACAAAGCAATAAACTGATAAGAGTTTTGAAATTTACAACTTCCaatatattaaaacataacatacattCTTCTCCAACacattaatgaaattaaaaaaacacaaaacaaataGTAATCCAACCCTAATACtccaatagaaaataaaaaaaatagtaatagaGAACCTTCAGGTTAGCTCCTAATTTACAATGTAACTCCAAAGTTCACTGAttcatcatatttttttttgacaatattCATCATATTTAATAAGCACATAAATTACAATTCTATTATCAGTAAGCTACAAAATAGTAATAGAGCACCTTCATATTAAAACAAtcaaatcataataaatttaattctaattttcatattaaaacaATCAGATcatagtaaatttaatttaatttaataaacaatCAAATCTGATGCAAAACTAAGTAGTATGTTATAAATTATAGATAAGGTAGAACAAATgagattaaaattaaactactaaaaatctAATAGGTTGAGTGAGCTTCACATATTCAACTGTACTTATTAAACTTGCAAAATTAGTCAATAACACTGAAAATCTCCTATTATATACATAAACCCTCgattgtttatataaaattacaatCTGTACTTGAAATTAGAAATACATCTCCATTATCTACATAAACCCTagattatctatataaaatcataatctcTACTTAAAATTCGAAATACATCTCCATTAT is a window of Mercurialis annua linkage group LG2, ddMerAnnu1.2, whole genome shotgun sequence DNA encoding:
- the LOC126669937 gene encoding uncharacterized protein LOC126669937, translated to MASFVRLCESGRYVRSARWKRVILSCLLRFIMKPIRTKFITPGVGRGNISKSFHSHDEIGPLGVRRGHVLKSFHSQDEIGALGVRRGHVSNSFHSLRTANSVLNDDSRSINFSLSNLSKGTEKGQPSSNNEEVFMDDDDGLLQSNTNTEGSSILRKLRTRSAHSNVHIPPSELSLPQVQDNIVRESSSGSSKAQTFEGSINKEG